In Verrucomicrobiia bacterium, a single window of DNA contains:
- a CDS encoding superoxide dismutase: protein MMKNSFVSRRKALKQTLQISAVTLAATQAPSLLAQAAPGGPYPLPPLPYPADALEPYIDAQTMTIHHSRHHQAYVNNANKALADYPQLAAKPVDELIKDLAAVPEAIRRTVQNNAGGHSNHSLFWLSLKKDGGQPKGELAKALDARFGSFDKFKEALTTAAMTLFGSGWAWLSLDGKELRIEQTPNQDSPLMQGRYPLLGIDVWEHAYYLKYQNRRADYVSAFFNVINWDFVAERYLKALRG, encoded by the coding sequence ATGATGAAAAACAGCTTTGTATCACGCCGCAAGGCCCTCAAACAGACCCTGCAAATCAGCGCAGTCACTCTGGCGGCCACCCAGGCGCCTTCCCTGCTGGCGCAAGCAGCGCCGGGCGGGCCGTACCCCCTGCCGCCGCTGCCGTATCCAGCGGATGCGCTGGAACCCTACATTGATGCGCAGACGATGACCATCCATCACAGCCGCCATCATCAGGCCTATGTCAACAACGCCAACAAGGCTCTGGCGGACTATCCCCAGCTCGCCGCCAAGCCCGTGGATGAATTGATCAAAGATTTGGCGGCCGTGCCGGAGGCCATCCGGCGCACCGTGCAAAACAATGCCGGGGGCCACAGCAATCACAGCCTCTTTTGGTTGTCTTTGAAAAAGGACGGCGGCCAGCCCAAGGGCGAGCTGGCCAAAGCCCTGGATGCCCGGTTTGGCAGTTTTGATAAGTTCAAGGAGGCTTTAACCACGGCGGCCATGACCTTGTTTGGCAGCGGCTGGGCTTGGCTCTCGCTGGACGGCAAGGAGCTGCGCATTGAGCAAACCCCCAATCAGGACAGCCCGCTCATGCAGGGCCGTTATCCGTTGCTGGGCATTGACGTGTGGGAGCACGCCTATTACCTGAAATACCAAAATCGGCGCGCTGATTACGTCAGCGCCTTCTTTAACGTGATCAACTGGGACTTTGTCGCGGAGCGGTACCTCAAGGCTTTGCGGGGTTGA
- a CDS encoding glycoside hydrolase, which translates to MKILAVLPILGGLLFSAQSAPIITNAGFEASLGGWRTWSREPGALKAALDPASPHAGQAALRLEHTGEQDWCLEPQVRLQVQPGEVYEYTAWLKLPEEGNASLCVSTWDAQGQVVDWSFANAPARRGSAWQLVRSRLVVPPGVTQLQPRLIGYGPARLWVDDFVLEYRTNVLAMRPANLPASFQIQNRRLTVQLNTADATFHVEDRRTGQIWRQSPATPDLLVKQVVRRGQTLEVELFNVALALDLTATLRLEGEAPELSLSLSATGALTSALRYPHPFLSEAGQYLVVPMNEGISYPVEDASIELFRLIAYGGHGICMAFWGVTDGARGHMAIIETPDDAAIKLQRAQQKLVIAPEWDPQKRQFGYPRKLRYVFFDQGGHVAIAKRYRAYAQKIGLFKTLAEKRRENPHVDLLIGAVNVWCWERDAVSLVQEMQAAGIERILWSNRQTPENLRALNALPGVLTSRYDIYQDVMNPEYFPRLRGVHSDWVTPAWPKDIIVGANGEYIRGWGVEAKDGSMIYCGVICDRQALAYARERIPPELATHPYRCRFIDTTTAAPWHECYSPAHPMTRTESRQFKMELLRYVSEECKLVTGCETGHDASVPFLHYFEGMLSLGPYRVPDAGRRMSQIWTNVPERVAKFQVGHQYRLPLWELVYHDCVVAQWYWGDYNNKLPALWDKRDLFNLLYGTPPMFMFNRKLWEENKARFVQSYQTICPTVRRVGYLEMTDHRFLTPERTVQQTRFADGTTVTVNFGENPFRLPNGQIVKALGYVVGK; encoded by the coding sequence ATGAAAATCCTCGCCGTCCTCCCCATTCTGGGCGGTCTGCTGTTCAGCGCCCAAAGTGCCCCCATCATCACCAACGCCGGCTTCGAGGCCAGCCTCGGCGGCTGGCGCACATGGAGCCGCGAGCCAGGCGCGCTCAAAGCCGCGCTGGACCCCGCCAGCCCACATGCCGGCCAGGCCGCGCTGCGGCTGGAGCATACCGGAGAACAAGACTGGTGCCTGGAGCCGCAGGTCCGCCTCCAAGTGCAGCCGGGCGAGGTGTACGAGTACACCGCCTGGCTGAAACTGCCCGAGGAAGGCAATGCCAGCCTCTGTGTCTCCACCTGGGACGCTCAAGGGCAGGTGGTGGACTGGTCCTTCGCCAACGCACCCGCCCGGCGCGGCAGCGCCTGGCAATTGGTCCGCTCGCGGCTGGTCGTGCCGCCAGGCGTCACCCAGCTTCAACCCCGCCTCATCGGCTACGGTCCGGCCAGGCTCTGGGTGGACGATTTTGTCCTGGAATACCGCACCAATGTCCTGGCCATGCGCCCCGCCAATCTGCCGGCCTCCTTCCAGATTCAAAACCGGCGATTGACTGTGCAACTCAACACCGCCGATGCCACTTTCCACGTCGAAGACCGCCGCACCGGCCAGATTTGGCGGCAAAGCCCAGCCACACCGGATTTGCTGGTGAAACAGGTGGTGCGCCGCGGGCAGACGCTGGAGGTGGAGCTGTTTAATGTGGCGCTGGCGCTGGATCTCACGGCCACGTTGCGGCTGGAGGGCGAGGCCCCGGAATTAAGCCTTTCCTTGTCCGCCACGGGGGCGTTAACCAGCGCCCTGCGGTATCCGCATCCCTTCCTGTCCGAGGCCGGCCAATACCTGGTGGTACCGATGAACGAGGGCATCTCCTATCCAGTGGAAGATGCCTCCATCGAGCTGTTCCGCCTCATCGCCTACGGCGGGCATGGCATCTGCATGGCCTTTTGGGGCGTGACCGATGGCGCCCGCGGCCACATGGCCATCATTGAGACACCGGATGATGCCGCCATTAAACTCCAGCGCGCGCAACAGAAGCTGGTCATTGCGCCGGAATGGGACCCCCAGAAACGCCAGTTTGGCTACCCGCGCAAGCTGCGTTACGTGTTTTTTGACCAGGGGGGCCATGTGGCCATCGCCAAGCGTTATCGGGCTTATGCACAGAAAATCGGCCTGTTCAAGACACTGGCGGAGAAGCGGCGGGAAAATCCCCACGTGGATCTGCTCATTGGCGCCGTGAATGTCTGGTGTTGGGAACGTGACGCCGTGAGCCTCGTCCAGGAAATGCAGGCCGCCGGCATCGAGCGCATTCTGTGGAGCAACCGGCAGACGCCGGAAAATCTGCGCGCGTTGAACGCGCTGCCGGGCGTGCTGACCAGCCGCTACGACATTTATCAGGATGTGATGAATCCCGAGTATTTTCCGCGTTTACGAGGGGTGCATTCCGACTGGGTCACGCCGGCCTGGCCCAAGGACATCATCGTAGGCGCCAATGGCGAGTACATCCGGGGCTGGGGTGTTGAGGCGAAAGACGGCTCCATGATTTATTGCGGCGTGATCTGTGATCGCCAGGCGCTGGCCTACGCCCGCGAGCGCATCCCTCCTGAACTGGCCACCCATCCCTACCGCTGCCGTTTCATAGACACCACCACCGCCGCCCCCTGGCATGAGTGCTACAGCCCCGCTCATCCGATGACGCGCACCGAAAGCCGCCAGTTCAAAATGGAGCTGCTGCGCTACGTCTCCGAGGAGTGCAAACTGGTCACCGGTTGCGAAACCGGCCATGACGCCTCCGTTCCGTTTCTGCATTACTTTGAAGGGATGCTGAGCCTCGGCCCCTATCGTGTGCCGGACGCCGGCCGCCGCATGAGTCAGATCTGGACCAATGTTCCGGAGCGGGTGGCCAAATTCCAGGTGGGCCATCAATACCGTCTGCCGCTCTGGGAGCTGGTGTACCACGATTGCGTGGTGGCGCAGTGGTACTGGGGCGACTACAACAACAAACTGCCGGCGCTGTGGGACAAACGCGATTTGTTCAACCTGCTTTACGGCACGCCGCCCATGTTCATGTTCAACCGCAAGTTATGGGAGGAAAACAAGGCGCGTTTTGTGCAGAGCTACCAGACCATCTGCCCCACTGTCCGCCGCGTGGGTTATCTGGAGATGACCGATCACCGCTTCCTTACGCCGGAGCGCACCGTTCAACAAACGCGCTTCGCCGATGGCACCACTGTCACGGTCAATTTTGGGGAGAATCCCTTCCGCCTGCCCAACGGTCAAATCGTCAAAGCTCTGGGGTATGTGGTGGGCAAATAG
- a CDS encoding prephenate dehydrogenase, producing MGYVVRVMWKQITLVGVGLLNGSIGLAARRLGLAQRLVGLVRREASVAECCRLGVVDEATLDDATAVRGADLIILGTPVLQMRELARRVAPHVRRGAIITDVGSVKGRLVSDLEEVFRARRAHFIGSHPMAGGEQMGPAAARADLFQGAKCVITPTARSSRSALARVRKFWEALGCQVLTMPPDTHDQLVARASHLPHVTAAALARLVLAPEAPPQQAALCATGFRDTTRVASGSPEMWRDIALENHAALGRAVEELMRELRRFHRLMQRQDAQGLQRFFMQAKQRRDQWLAAISVSPSPE from the coding sequence ATGGGCTACGTTGTCCGGGTGATGTGGAAACAGATCACTCTGGTGGGCGTGGGGTTGTTGAACGGCTCGATCGGCCTGGCGGCGCGCCGGCTGGGGCTGGCGCAGCGCCTTGTGGGGCTGGTCCGCCGTGAAGCCAGTGTGGCCGAATGTTGCCGCCTGGGGGTGGTGGATGAGGCCACGCTGGATGACGCCACAGCGGTGCGGGGAGCGGATTTGATCATCCTGGGCACGCCGGTGCTCCAGATGCGTGAGCTGGCCCGCCGCGTGGCGCCGCACGTGCGGCGGGGGGCCATCATAACGGATGTGGGCAGCGTCAAAGGCCGGCTGGTAAGTGATCTGGAGGAGGTTTTTCGCGCGCGCCGCGCTCATTTCATTGGCAGTCATCCCATGGCCGGTGGCGAACAAATGGGGCCGGCGGCCGCCCGGGCCGATCTGTTTCAAGGCGCCAAATGTGTGATCACGCCCACGGCTCGTTCTTCCCGCAGCGCCCTGGCGCGGGTACGCAAGTTTTGGGAGGCCCTGGGCTGCCAGGTGTTGACGATGCCGCCCGATACGCATGATCAATTGGTGGCGCGCGCCAGCCATTTGCCGCATGTCACCGCCGCCGCCCTGGCCCGGCTGGTGTTGGCGCCGGAGGCCCCGCCCCAGCAGGCGGCCCTGTGTGCCACCGGCTTCCGTGACACCACCCGGGTGGCCAGCGGCTCGCCGGAAATGTGGCGCGATATTGCGCTGGAAAATCATGCGGCGCTGGGCCGGGCTGTGGAGGAATTGATGCGCGAATTGCGGCGGTTTCACCGGCTGATGCAGCGCCAGGATGCCCAGGGGTTGCAGCGGTTTTTCATGCAGGCCAAACAGCGGCGGGATCAGTGGCTGGCGGCCATCTCCGTTTCCCCTTCGCCCGAATAA
- a CDS encoding 3-phosphoshikimate 1-carboxyvinyltransferase yields MPLPDLVEITPLAALPRAEITVPGSKSLTNRALVLAALGEGRTQLTGALWSEDTQVMVEALRRLGWAVAVEPDPNEPGNRRLTIEGQSGHVPKGGTHDQPLELFVGNAGTAARFLAALVCLGSGWYRLAGVPRMHERPQAELFAALRQLGYRIESPNDRLPALIQGGGPRAGRCAVSIQESSQFASALLLCAGRGGWQVTVAGANADEAPYVEMTRALCRVFPRQGGEFVIEPDASSGSYFYAVNALWGAGGPDWPVRVRHWPASGWQVDARFPELLPLRRPLSRATDLGDSIMMAIVLAPLAEQPLSFVDLGRLRVQECERVTALRTELARCGALVREKGDTLEFVPGPLRGAEIETYGDHRMAMCFAVLGLKVPGIRLRQPTCVKKSFPNFFQKLALPPPEGLGAVVRDARSGRVLPPAELTAE; encoded by the coding sequence ATGCCTTTGCCTGATTTAGTGGAAATCACCCCGTTGGCTGCCCTGCCGCGCGCCGAAATCACCGTGCCCGGCTCCAAAAGTCTGACCAACCGCGCGCTGGTGCTCGCGGCACTGGGGGAGGGCCGCACCCAACTAACGGGGGCGTTGTGGAGCGAGGATACCCAGGTCATGGTGGAGGCCCTCCGGCGCCTGGGTTGGGCGGTGGCGGTGGAGCCGGACCCCAACGAACCCGGCAACCGCCGCCTCACGATCGAGGGGCAAAGCGGGCACGTCCCCAAGGGGGGCACGCATGATCAGCCACTGGAGCTGTTTGTGGGCAACGCCGGCACGGCGGCGCGATTTTTGGCCGCCCTGGTTTGCCTGGGCAGCGGTTGGTACCGGCTGGCCGGGGTGCCGCGCATGCATGAACGGCCGCAGGCGGAGCTGTTTGCCGCGCTGCGCCAACTGGGCTATCGCATCGAGTCCCCCAATGACCGGCTGCCAGCCTTGATTCAGGGCGGCGGGCCGCGCGCCGGCCGGTGTGCCGTGAGCATTCAGGAAAGCTCCCAATTCGCCTCGGCCCTTTTGCTTTGCGCCGGGCGCGGCGGCTGGCAGGTCACTGTGGCGGGCGCCAATGCCGACGAAGCCCCCTATGTGGAAATGACCCGCGCCCTGTGCCGGGTGTTTCCCCGGCAGGGCGGTGAATTCGTCATTGAGCCGGATGCCTCCAGCGGCAGTTATTTTTACGCGGTCAATGCGCTGTGGGGGGCCGGCGGCCCGGATTGGCCGGTGCGGGTGCGCCACTGGCCCGCCTCGGGCTGGCAGGTGGATGCGCGCTTTCCGGAGCTGCTGCCCCTGCGGCGCCCGCTTTCCCGGGCCACGGATCTGGGCGACAGCATCATGATGGCCATCGTCCTGGCCCCCCTGGCGGAGCAGCCGTTGAGCTTTGTGGACCTCGGCCGCCTGCGGGTACAGGAATGTGAGCGGGTGACGGCCTTGCGCACCGAGCTGGCCCGGTGTGGCGCGCTGGTGCGCGAGAAAGGGGACACCCTGGAATTTGTGCCCGGCCCGCTGCGGGGGGCGGAAATTGAAACCTACGGGGATCATCGCATGGCCATGTGCTTTGCCGTGCTGGGGTTGAAGGTGCCGGGCATCCGCCTGCGGCAGCCCACCTGCGTCAAGAAATCTTTTCCCAACTTTTTTCAGAAACTGGCCCTGCCGCCGCCCGAAGGCTTGGGCGCGGTAGTGCGCGATGCCCGCAGCGGCCGGGTCTTGCCTCCTGCGGAATTGACGGCAGAATAG
- the cmk gene encoding (d)CMP kinase: MKTPIVIAIDGTSASGKSTNARLVARKLGFVYVDTGAMYRTLAWYCLQQGVNVQDARAVAEACRRWKTKLECVEHDGLRSVRLLVDGYYPEREIRTAETSAAVPHVAAVPKVREWMKKTQRDCARFGPLVMEGRDIGSNVFPETEYKFYLDASLAERTRRRAAEGVQENLAARDQRDSQRAAAPLMVPLGAVVIDNSGETPEQTSARIIAEFERRRAAS, from the coding sequence TTGAAAACACCAATTGTCATTGCCATAGACGGCACCAGCGCCAGCGGCAAGAGCACCAATGCCCGGCTGGTGGCGCGGAAACTGGGGTTTGTCTATGTGGACACCGGGGCGATGTACCGGACGCTGGCCTGGTATTGCCTGCAACAGGGCGTCAATGTGCAGGATGCCAGGGCGGTGGCCGAGGCCTGCCGCCGCTGGAAAACGAAATTGGAATGTGTGGAGCACGACGGGCTGCGCAGCGTGCGCCTCCTGGTGGACGGATATTACCCCGAGCGCGAAATCCGCACCGCCGAGACCAGCGCCGCCGTGCCCCATGTGGCGGCCGTGCCCAAGGTGCGCGAATGGATGAAGAAAACCCAGCGGGACTGCGCCCGTTTCGGGCCGCTGGTGATGGAAGGACGGGACATTGGCTCGAATGTGTTTCCCGAGACCGAGTACAAATTCTATCTGGATGCCTCGCTGGCCGAGCGCACGCGCCGCCGCGCGGCGGAGGGCGTGCAGGAAAACCTGGCCGCGCGCGATCAGCGCGACAGCCAGCGGGCGGCCGCACCCTTGATGGTCCCCCTGGGCGCGGTGGTGATTGATAACTCCGGCGAAACGCCGGAGCAGACCTCGGCCCGCATCATCGCCGAATTCGAGCGCCGCCGCGCCGCGTCCTAG